The genomic segment acctcaagatttttttaatggtgggcattcaatcaccattgtttactGGTGTGTGATActcctgagatttagatatgcctgatgtaggaaattggatggacatggataaaacgcattcatcatgttggggcccacagcttttccAACAAGGACCAGTACCGACCTGGGTACCGTAGGGGTTACTACAGAATCCAAATGATGATCCACGGCATATGCTACGCGGGTCATTAGACTCATGATACGAACATTCAATGGATGAAGCGAAGATTCAAATCTGCCTATTTTTAggctcatcacctaaaatgatagGTAAAAATGCCATTGAAGCTAAGATTCAAATCTGCCTATTTTTAggctcatcacctaaaatgataagtaaaaatgcatggacggtctggataaaatacatacattacggtgggcctcatgTAATCCCTGAGAGGACCGTCTGCCTCTGGCTTGGCCTGCCGGGGGTAGTACCCAAACACGGAATCACTCTGCGGGTCCCACCGTGAttttatgtactttatccactccatccatccgttttacgagATAATTTTTGGGTTAGAtctaaaatgaagcatattcaaagctcaagctgaccacatcaaaggaaacagtgtgaattgaacttctaccattgaaaaattctccgcgccacagaagttttggataagctgatgtttgtgttttccctccatccatgtctAAGTGATCCTATGAAGAGTAGATGACAAAtcaccctaggaaggtttcaacggtggaaatcattattcccactgtttcctgtggtgtggtccacttgagctttggatttttgggctcaacccctaaaataagctggaaaaacggatggacggcgtggataaacagcgTACAATCATGGCGGCCTGACGCAATCCAATTTCCCCAATCCCGCTTGGATGCACTTTTGCAAAAGGGGTTTCCACGCCAACTTTTTTGGTGGACCCAACGAgaagtgctctgtgggccccaccatgatgtatgtgtttcatccatgccgtccatctatttttctagatcattttatggtatgagacaaaaaatgacatatatcccaatctcaagtggaccacattacaggaaacagtgttgaatgaacgtcaaccatgaaaaactttttgggggccataaaagttttggatcaagttgatctttgttttttaccttcatctgggtctgtatgacctaatcaacagattggatgtcaaataaacagtacagtgggccttaggaggattataatggtggatatccattatccaatgactattgttttcctacggtgtgttccacctgagatttacatccctaTCATTTTCCGGATCAAgactaaaatgatacgtaaaaatggatgaacggaacacatacatcatggtggggcccacatagcaccgaccaccagccaccgggctggtggcagggggagtagccaatccgtttcctattttGCCAAGCAGATGGAGACCGTAATACAGTAAAGACTCGGGCTTGGCTGAAAAATGTAGTTTAGGCACCTAATGTTTCTTTCTAGGTGCCATCCAAACGGGCCTTTAAAAAATGGCTACATATGGCTTGGGCCACCACAGCTCGTGGAATTTCAAAAAATCATGAAATCATACTCTTGCAGACATGAAAGAGCTCGTTCTTTCCACTTAATCTGATTCACTCATGAAGacgaggtgggccccagatcagacaGTGATGAAGATTCAACAACGTTTTTTTTTCCCATACAAGAAAAGGAGACTTTGAAGACTTTGCATTTATTAGCTGTTACTAATGTGTTATTCAACATGAGGCATTCTCTCACCTGCCTCTCTACAacctaaaaaaaacaaaaggacaaGGAAGACTAGTAAAAACACACTACGTGCACCACATGCAATTTTTCAATGAGAATAGATGATTAGAGATCCTAAATGCATTTGGAAGGTCTCAAACCAATGGAAATTCGGGCCCCACGAAGAATGGGGATGTGGCCAATCTACCCATGTTTAGCTTATGTTGGCTTCCACAGGATCGTCGTTTCTGCTATCATGGAAGTGACCACATAGGGATCCATGTTCGAGGCGGGCCTCCTGTCCTCAAAATAGCCCACAAGATCATCACAACATGTTTAGTCCCTTCATCATAAGACCGAATCATTTTAGGCCGATTGATGAATTGAACTTGATAGATAAACAAGGTCTACTACACTGATATGGGCTTTCCACCATTACTTAGATGGCAACAACTCATCTGCAGTACACATGCATACACGTAAtatgaaatccaggccatccaaatcattGACCCAAATGGGAGAATTGACTAATGACcctttgattgttttaatgaaatGGATGGCCAAAgaagaaaatacagcaacagtTCAAATTAAAACAAAATGGACCAGAGACAGAATACATCCTGAAGATCCATCCATGGTGAGGGCAAGCAATCCAAATGATGGTGCCATTTTGGATGGAATATATCCTGAAGACTGCATTTATTCGATTGTCCTAAACATTCGATTGGTGGCCATAATTGGACAACAGCTGAtatgggatggttaagattgtccaattaagaaatagaaaaaacaattcAAGAGAAACTGATCAGCCATCCAAAATGGCGGAATTTGGAAAACATACCCAAATGGCGGAATTTGGAAAACAACAAAGGAGATGATGATTAAAGCTTAAAAGAACCCTCACCTTTGCCAGCTTTCTCTGTGTCTCGACCGACTCGAATGGAAGCACCACAGTTAGCAACTCCCTGCACAAATCACAATAAGCAAAACGAATAATGAATATGCGTTTTCCAGACATTGGTATTTAGAACATGTCTTGGATTGAATGAAGTGGAAGGGATACCCATAAGAAAGTATTGATATCAGCAGTCTCATGCCGTCCAGTGAGACGCCGTTCGTTGCCTTCACCATAGGCAGCAATGTGTTCCTTGTGCTTCAGCCCAAGCTTTTCAATTGCCTTCTTGATA from the Magnolia sinica isolate HGM2019 unplaced genomic scaffold, MsV1 ctg322, whole genome shotgun sequence genome contains:
- the LOC131236227 gene encoding glutamine synthetase cytosolic isozyme 1-like; the protein is MPGQWEFQVGPVIGISAGDELWVARYILERITEIAGVVLSFDPKPIQGDWNGAGAHMNHSTKSMREDGSYEVIKKAIEKLGLKHKEHIAAYGEGNERRLTGRHETADINTFLWGVANCGASIRVGRDTEKAGKGYFEDRRPASNMDPYVVTSMIAETTILWKPT